From a region of the Alnus glutinosa chromosome 1, dhAlnGlut1.1, whole genome shotgun sequence genome:
- the LOC133856307 gene encoding L-type lectin-domain containing receptor kinase VIII.2-like, translated as MVFCRGFWLICLLGILLALREEFSVFVGSASDKRLSGPVINVTKHLSFPNFSFNNNPRIVQDVKLLGSAKFSNEKGALQIPDEAQAVDLRHRAGRALYSSPIRLLDPHTETPASFETTFAFQLNNATHLSSDCGGHGGSGLTFIIVPDEFTVGRSGPWLAMLNDACEDNYKAVAVEFDTHQSPGFRDPNDNHVGINLGSIISTRTFNASDVGVVLKDGLIHRAWITYDGPRRWMDIRLGSDDEDYPTKSVFSEPLDLSPFLKEYMFVGFSASTGNLTQIHNVLSWNFTSASQAFLRMPSTETCESKILEDTDQTTKKARAEPPSSFLIFVAVVALALVVMLSMFLNGKRRHDESNNIVVLPEIKQRPTPPNKPRRFTISEISSATRCFSELEILGSDSRAVYYRGKLSNGCQVAVKRFSAQFLNSQGFDRRRVLKEIGAMSRVRHPNLLPIRGWCQDNREVMVVYDFFTNGSLDKWLFGVGVLPWSRRFKAVKDVADALSFLHSKQLSHKNMKTSSVFLDLSFRAVLGDFGFVLSGTDSRQFESAVSQKVDVFEFGVFVLEVIAGRRRLDSEVDQKEKDLLDFAWRMHEIDEKVKVVDGRMGSVLNLKQAIRVLEIGLLCTVNETKGRPCMEEVVEFLSMEGPIPELPPTRPVSLFPYNSSTGLCIGNSCAPFK; from the coding sequence ATGGTTTTCTGCCGTGGCTTCTGGTTGATATGCTTATTGGGTATTCTCCTGGCTTTGAGAGAAGAATTCTCCGTTTTTGTTGGTTCAGCTAGTGACAAGAGGCTTAGCGGACCTGTAATCAATGTAACAAAGCATCTATCTTTCCCGAATTTCAGCTTCAACAACAATCCCAGAATCGTCCAAGATGTTAAGCTCCTAGGCAGCGCCAAATTCTCAAATGAAAAGGGTGCTCTCCAAATCCCTGATGAAGCGCAAGCAGTTGATCTCAGACACCGAGCAGGGCGAGCCCTCTACTCCTCTCCCATCCGCCTCCTTGACCCGCACACCGAAACCCCGGCCTCCTTCGAAACAACCTTTGCTTTTCAATTGAACAATGCTACCCACCTGAGTTCTGACTGCGGCGGACATGGCGGTAGTGGCCTTACCTTCATCATTGTCCCGGACGAGTTCACTGTGGGGCGGTCCGGGCCGTGGCTTGCCATGCTTAACGACGCTTGCGAGGACAACTACAAAGCTGTGGCTGTTGAGTTTGATACGCATCAAAGTCCCGGATTCAGAGACCCGAATGACAACCATGTGGGAATCAACTTGGGCAGCATCATTTCCACTAGAACATTCAATGCCTCCGACGTTGGTGTAGTCCTCAAGGATGGGCTGATTCACAGAGCTTGGATCACCTACGATGGTCCACGCCGTTGGATGGACATTCGTTTAGGATCAGACGACGAAGATTACCCAACAAAATCCGTCTTCTCCGAGCCACTTGATCTCTCGCCGTTTCTGAAAGAATACATGTTCGTAGGCTTCTCTGCTTCCACAGGCAACTTGACCCAAATCCACAACGTGTTGTCATGGAACTTCACGTCCGCAAGCCAAGCTTTTCTCCGCATGCCTTCAACGGAAACATGTGAGAGTAAGATCCTGGAAGATACTGATCAAACTACCAAGAAGGCTCGTGCTGAACCACCAAGCAGCTTCTTGATTTTCGTGGCTGTGGTGGCGTTGGCTCTGGTGGTTATGCTCAGTATGTTCCTTAACGGTAAGCGAAGACATGATGAATCAAACAATATTGTTGTGTTGCCAGAGATAAAACAACGGCCAACGCCTCCTAATAAACCTCGCCGTTTCACCATTTCTGAGATTTCCTCTGCAACTAGGTGTTTTAGTGAGTTAGAAATACTGGGTAGTGACTCGAGAGCCGTTTACTATAGAGGAAAGCTTTCCAATGGCTGCCAAGTGGCTGTCAAGCGGTTCTCAGCCCAGTTTCTGAACTCGCAGGGGTTCGATCGGCGGCGAGTATTGAAGGAAATTGGCGCCATGAGCCGGGTTCGTCACCCGAACTTGTTGCCTATCAGAGGCTGGTGTCAAGATAATCGCGAAGTCATGGTTGTGTATGACTTCTTTACCAATGGAAGCCTCGACAAATGGTTGTTTGGCGTTGGTGTTCTTCCGTGGAGTAGGAGATTCAAGGCTGTGAAAGATGTGGCTGACGCCCTTAGTTTCTTGCACTCTAAGCAGTTATCCCACAAGAATATGAAAACGAGTAGCGTCTTTCTTGATCTTAGTTTCCGGGCAGTTTTGGGTGATTTCGGCTTTGTGCTCTCTGGGACCGATTCAAGACAATTCGAATCAGCAGTGAGTCAAAAGGTCGACGTGTTTGAATTTGGCGTCTTTGTGTTGGAAGTGATTGCCGGACGGAGGAGGTTGGATTCCGAGGTGGATCAGAAAGAGAAGGACTTGCTGGATTTTGCGTGGAGGATGCATGAGATTGATGAGAAGGTGAAGGTGGTGGATGGAAGAATGGGCTCGGTGCTCAACTTGAAGCAAGCAATTCGGGTTTTGGAAATTGGGTTGCTCTGTACAGTAAACGAGACTAAAGGCAGGCCATGTatggaggaggtggtggagtTTCTGAGCATGGAGGGGCCGATTCCTGAGCTGCCACCGACAAGACCTGTTTCTTTGTTTCCCTACAACAGCTCCACCGGTCTCTGCATTGGGAATTCTTGTGCTCCTTTCAAGTGA
- the LOC133856339 gene encoding large ribosomal subunit protein uL6-like produces the protein MKTILSSATMDIPDGVKIKIHAKIIEVEGPRGKLTRNFKHLQLDFQLITDEESGKRKLKVEAWFGSRKTSAAIRTALSHVENLITGVTKGYRYKMRFVYAHFPINASITNGNKAIEIRNFLGEKKVRKVDMLDGVTILRSEKVKDELVLDGNDVELVSRSAALINQKCHVKNKDIRKFLDGIYVSERGTILGSEE, from the exons ATGAAGACCATTCTCTCCTCGGCCACCATGGATATCCCCGACGGCGTGAAGATCAAGATCCACGCCAAGATCATTGAGGTGGAAGGCCCGCGCGGCAAGCTCACCCGGAACTTCAAGCACCTACAGCTTGATTTTCAGCTCATAACCGACGAGGAATCCGGCAAGCGCAAGCTCAAGGTCGAGGCCTGGTTTGGATCGAGGAAGACATCTGCGGCGATCCGCACCGCCCTCAGCCACGTCGAGAATCTTATCACTGGCGTCACCAAGGGCTACCGCTACAAGATGAGGTTCGTGTACGCCCACTTTCCTATCAACGCCAGCATCACCAACGGGAACAAGGCCATAGAGATCCGTAACTTTCTTGGTGAAAAGAAG GTAAGAAAAGTGGACATGCTTGATGGGGTTACCATTCTCCGTTCTGAAAAGGTCAAGGATGAGCTAGTATTAGATGGGAATGACGTTGAACTCGTTTCTAGGTCTGCTGCCTTGATAAaccag AAATGTCAcgttaaaaataaagatatccGGAAGTTCCTTGATGGTATCTATGTCAGTGAGAGAGGAACCATCCTTGGTAGTGAGGAGTAA
- the LOC133861247 gene encoding uncharacterized mitochondrial protein AtMg00810-like, with protein MDIETTLNAQDNDLPDPIRSSNKCSKIMEVEDEQPSKIMEATITGPDTEAISQLICNFQKDFALKDRGPLHYFLGVEALFDKHGLFLSQRRYITELLKKTNMLNANGVSSPMFSSASLSQFTGDAFSDETLYRSVVGSIQYLSLTRPDIAFAVGRVCQFMHCLTIPHWSAVKRILRYLKQTIHHSLLLKRNSSYHLQAFSDADCVGCPDDRRSTSGYCLFLGNNLISWSSGKQKTVSHSSAEAEYRAITDTTAELIWVQSLLRELGISIPQAPIL; from the exons atgGATATTGAGACAACTTTAAACGCTCAAGATAATGACCTACCTGATCCTATCCGCAGCAGCAATAAGTGTAGCAAAATAATGGAAGTTGAAGATGAACAGCCAAGCAAGATAATGGAAGCTACAA TTACTGGACCCGACACTGAGGCTATCTCTCAACTTATTTGCAACTTTCAAAAGGACTTTGCCTTGAAAGATCGGGGAcctcttcattattttcttggaGTTGAAGCATTATTTGACAAACATGGATTGTTTCTTTCTCAACGCCGGTACATTACAGAATTGCTCAAGAAGACAAACATGCTTAATGCCAACGGGGTTTCATCCCCCATGTTTTCATCGGCATCTCTTTCTCAGTTCACGGGCGATGCTTTTTCAGATGAAACTCTATATAGGAGCGTTGTTGGCTCTATTCAATATCTTTCACTAACACGGCCTGACATTGCTTTTGCTGTAGGACGTGTTTGTCAGTTTATGCATTGCCTCACAATTCCTCATTGGAGTGCTGTCAAACGCATATTGCgttatttaaaacaaacaatACATCATTCCCTTTTGCTCAAAAGAAATTCATCATATCATCTTCAAGCCTTTTCTGATGCAGATTGTGTAGGTTGCCCAGATGATCGACGCTCTACTAGCGGATATTGCTTATTTCTAGGCAACAACCTTATTTCTTGGAGCTCCGGAAAGCAGAAAACTGTATCTCACTCAAGCGCTGAAGCAGAATACCGAGCTATTACTGACACCACTGCAGAATTAATATGGGTTCAGTCATTACTTCGTGAGCTTGGTATTTCTATTCCTCAAGCCCCAATACTCTAG
- the LOC133861257 gene encoding WAT1-related protein At5g64700-like — MAKKWFVWSQVVMSMLMVQIFVTGQQLLSRVILSEGTFIFALMAYRHFVAAICVAPFAFYFERYVLKLSSWSVWCWLFLSALTGISVAMGLFYLGLRDTTATYATNFLSLIPIVTFVLSAITGVEKLGLHALAGKLKALGAILCVAGALTTSLYKGKAFHLGHHGLHPTAALETSMPHWGRGTFMLLGSCLSYATWYIVQVKVLKVFPSKYWATMLICIIASMQSLVIGLCFDRRKASWRLGWNLQLVTIFYSGALATAATFCLIVWAITIRGPTYPPMFNPLSLVFVAFSEALILGVDIRLGTLLGMVMIIVGLYSFLYGKKKEMEVLRRTKNDAAEVVASTTRETAGVQSRVAAC; from the exons ATGGCGAAGAAATGGTTTGTGTGGTCACAGGTAGTGATGAGCATGTTAATGGTGCAGATTTTCGTAACGGGTCAGCAGCTGCTGTCGAGGGTGATACTGTCTGAGGGAACGTTCATTTTTGCACTCATGGCTTACCGTCACTTTGTTGCCGCCATTTGTGTTGCCCCTTTTGCTTTCTATTTCGAAAGGTACGTACTG AAGTTGAGCAGCTGGTCAGTTTGGTGCTGGCTTTTTCTTAGCGCCTTAACCGG GATATCGGTGGCTATGGGATTGTTCTATCTTGGTCTCCGAGACACTACAGCTACATATGCTACCAACTTCCTCAGCTTAATTCCAATAGTTACCTTTGTCTTGTCTGCAATCacagg AGTTGAGAAACTGGGGCTGCATGCATTGGCAGGCAAATTAAAGGCACTGGGGGCAATTCTTTGCGTAGCAGGAGCACTGACTACCAGTCTCTACAAAGGAAAAGCTTTCCATCTCGGTCATCACGGCCTTCACCCCACTGCTGCATTGGAGACATCTATGCCCCATTGGGGTCGCGGCACTTTCATGCTGCTTGGCAGTTGCTTGTCCTACGCTACCTGGTACATAGTTCAA GTTAAGGTTCTCAAAGTTTTCCCATCAAAATACTGGGCAACAATGTTAATATGTATCATAGCATCAATGCAATCACTGGTAATAGGTTTATGCTTTGATAGACGCAAGGCTTCGTGGAGATTAGGGTGGAATCTGCAACTAGTTACCATATTTTACTCG ggagcACTTGCCACTGCTGCAACTTTCTGCTTGATTGTGTGGGCAATTACAATCCGAGGCCCCACTTATCCCCCAATGTTCAACCCTCTGTCACTGGTTTTTGTGGCCTTCTCAGAAGCTCTCATACTCGGTGTAGATATCAGACTCGGAAC CTTGCTAGGCATGGTTATGATTATTGTTGGGTTGTACTCCTTTTTGTACGGCAAGAAAAAGGAGATGGAAGTCCTGCGTCGGACCAAAAATGATGCAGCTGAAGTAGTTGCTTCAACAACTCGAGAAACTGCAGGTGTGCAGTCGAGGGTGGCTGCATGCTAG